A genomic stretch from Caulobacter sp. FWC2 includes:
- a CDS encoding efflux RND transporter permease subunit produces the protein MLNRLIDLSVRFRWIVVLLAVALFAFGLQQLSRLPIDAVPDITNRQVQINTIAPALGPEEVERQVTFPLETALAGTPGLVETRSLSRHGFSQITAVFTDKTDLYFARALINERLQAARANLPDGLEPGMGPPVTGLGEVYIWTVEFKGLPARTDVPYVTPEGETLRTDIEKATYLRTVQDWIVAPQLKTLNGVAGVDVLGGYVKEYAVHPDPAKLAARGISLPQLVEALEHSNRIAGAGYVQRGGEAYIVRTDARVKSLAELAETPIGRRAGAVVKVSDVATVAIGHAPRLGSASENGREVVIGTALMLVGENSRTVAARVDERLKAIAPSLPPEVIIKPVLDRTRLVDATIRTVEHNLTVGALLVIAVLFFALGNFRAALITALVIPLSFLIAAIAMRRFGISGNLMSLGALDFGLIVDGAVVVIENTLGRLAQRRDAEGRALTAGERLSIAIDAAKEMARPAAFGQAIILLVYAPLLTFEGVEGKMFTPMAATVMFALAGAFVLSLTLVPALTALAVREPEGHGETKAMAAVRTRFEPVLRAAVARPKAVVGGAVLALALGIVAFFALGREFAPTLDEGDLLVQASRVPSISLEESQAMQFEVEKALSAQPEVAVVFTRTGTAEIASDPMPPSASDTFVILKPRKDWPDPTLSKARLVERMEGDLGKLIGNAYEFTQPIQMRFNELIAGVRSDVAVKVYGDDFAAMSKTADQVAAALRKVPGAADVKVEQISGQPTITASVDRTAAAALGVHASDAADALEIGLGGREAGHILEGDRRFDVVVRLDDGSRADPAAMGQLPVVSESGEGATAIPLSSIARFDTAEGPNQVSRENGKRRIVVQANVRGRDLGGFVSDAQDAVAREVRPTPGSWLEWGGQFQNLERASARLAIIVPAVFLVIAVLLFFALGSATEAALVFACVPLALVGGALALLLRGMPFSISAAVGFIAVSGVATLNGLVLMQSIKQRMQDATDIAAAVIDGTVGRLRAVLTTALVAILGFIPMALAIGPGAEVQKPLATVVVGGLLTSTVLTLLVLPSFYVWLARRRGFRLDPRQG, from the coding sequence ATGCTGAACCGCCTCATCGACCTTTCGGTCCGCTTCCGGTGGATCGTCGTCCTGCTGGCCGTGGCGCTGTTCGCGTTCGGCCTGCAGCAGCTGTCGCGCCTGCCGATCGACGCCGTGCCCGACATCACCAACCGCCAGGTTCAGATCAACACCATCGCGCCGGCCCTCGGCCCCGAGGAGGTCGAGCGCCAGGTGACCTTCCCGCTGGAGACCGCCCTGGCCGGGACGCCGGGCCTGGTCGAGACCCGGTCGCTGTCGCGTCACGGCTTCTCGCAGATCACCGCCGTCTTCACCGACAAGACCGACCTCTATTTCGCCCGCGCCCTGATTAACGAGCGCCTGCAGGCCGCGCGGGCCAACCTGCCCGACGGTCTGGAGCCCGGCATGGGGCCGCCTGTCACCGGCCTGGGCGAGGTCTATATCTGGACCGTCGAGTTCAAGGGTCTGCCTGCCCGCACGGACGTTCCCTATGTCACGCCCGAGGGGGAGACCCTACGGACCGACATCGAGAAGGCCACCTATCTGCGCACGGTCCAGGACTGGATCGTCGCGCCGCAGCTGAAGACCCTGAACGGTGTCGCGGGCGTCGATGTGCTGGGCGGCTACGTAAAGGAATACGCCGTCCATCCCGATCCGGCCAAGCTGGCCGCGCGGGGGATCAGTCTGCCGCAACTCGTCGAGGCCCTGGAGCATTCCAACCGCATCGCCGGCGCCGGCTACGTCCAGCGCGGCGGCGAGGCCTATATCGTTCGCACGGACGCGCGGGTGAAGAGCCTGGCGGAACTGGCCGAAACCCCGATCGGCCGCCGAGCGGGCGCGGTCGTCAAGGTCTCGGACGTCGCCACGGTCGCCATCGGCCATGCCCCGCGCCTGGGTTCGGCCAGCGAAAACGGCCGCGAGGTGGTGATCGGCACGGCCCTGATGCTTGTTGGGGAGAACAGCCGCACCGTCGCCGCGCGTGTCGACGAGCGCCTCAAGGCCATCGCGCCCAGCCTGCCGCCCGAGGTGATCATCAAGCCGGTGCTGGACCGCACCCGCCTGGTCGACGCCACGATCCGCACCGTCGAGCACAATCTGACGGTCGGCGCCCTGCTGGTCATCGCCGTGCTGTTCTTCGCCCTGGGAAACTTCCGCGCCGCCCTGATCACGGCGCTGGTCATCCCGCTGTCATTCCTGATCGCCGCCATCGCCATGCGGCGGTTCGGGATCAGCGGCAATCTGATGAGCCTGGGGGCGCTGGACTTTGGCCTGATCGTCGACGGCGCAGTTGTGGTTATCGAGAACACCCTCGGACGTCTGGCGCAACGCCGGGACGCCGAGGGGCGCGCCCTGACCGCCGGGGAACGCCTGTCGATCGCCATTGATGCGGCCAAGGAGATGGCGCGTCCCGCCGCCTTCGGCCAGGCGATCATCCTGCTGGTCTACGCCCCGCTGCTGACCTTCGAGGGCGTCGAGGGCAAGATGTTCACGCCGATGGCCGCCACGGTGATGTTCGCCCTGGCCGGCGCCTTCGTGCTGTCCCTGACCCTGGTCCCGGCCCTGACCGCCCTGGCGGTCCGCGAGCCGGAAGGTCACGGCGAGACCAAGGCCATGGCCGCCGTCCGCACGCGCTTCGAGCCGGTTCTACGCGCGGCCGTGGCGCGTCCGAAGGCGGTGGTCGGCGGCGCGGTCCTGGCGCTGGCGCTCGGTATCGTCGCCTTCTTCGCCCTGGGTCGCGAGTTCGCCCCCACGCTGGACGAGGGCGACCTGCTGGTCCAGGCCAGCCGCGTGCCCTCCATCTCGCTGGAAGAGAGCCAGGCCATGCAGTTCGAGGTCGAGAAGGCGCTCTCGGCCCAGCCCGAGGTCGCCGTGGTCTTCACCCGCACGGGCACGGCCGAGATCGCCTCGGACCCGATGCCGCCCAGCGCTTCGGACACCTTCGTGATCCTGAAACCGCGCAAGGACTGGCCCGATCCGACCCTGTCGAAGGCCAGGCTGGTGGAACGCATGGAGGGCGACCTCGGCAAGCTGATCGGCAATGCCTACGAATTCACCCAGCCGATCCAGATGCGCTTCAACGAGTTGATCGCCGGCGTGCGGTCGGACGTGGCGGTGAAGGTCTATGGCGATGACTTCGCGGCCATGAGCAAGACCGCCGACCAGGTCGCCGCCGCGCTGCGTAAGGTCCCGGGCGCGGCGGACGTGAAGGTCGAGCAGATCTCCGGCCAGCCGACGATCACCGCCAGCGTCGACCGTACGGCGGCCGCCGCTCTCGGGGTCCACGCCAGCGACGCGGCCGACGCCCTGGAGATCGGGCTGGGCGGTCGCGAGGCGGGCCACATCCTGGAGGGCGACCGACGCTTCGACGTGGTCGTTCGCCTGGACGACGGCTCGCGCGCCGATCCGGCGGCCATGGGACAGCTGCCGGTCGTGTCGGAGAGCGGGGAGGGCGCGACGGCTATCCCGCTGTCCAGCATCGCCCGCTTCGACACCGCCGAGGGGCCCAACCAGGTCAGTCGCGAGAACGGCAAGCGGCGCATCGTGGTGCAAGCCAATGTTCGGGGCCGCGACCTTGGCGGCTTCGTCTCCGACGCCCAGGACGCTGTGGCGCGGGAGGTCAGGCCGACGCCCGGCTCCTGGCTCGAATGGGGCGGTCAGTTCCAGAACCTGGAGCGTGCCAGCGCGCGGCTGGCGATCATCGTGCCGGCCGTGTTCCTGGTGATCGCCGTGCTGCTGTTCTTCGCCCTGGGTTCGGCGACGGAAGCGGCTCTGGTCTTCGCCTGCGTGCCTCTGGCTCTGGTGGGCGGGGCGCTGGCGCTGCTGCTGCGGGGGATGCCGTTCTCGATCTCGGCGGCGGTGGGCTTCATCGCTGTCTCGGGCGTGGCGACCTTGAACGGCCTCGTCCTGATGCAGAGCATCAAGCAGCGGATGCAGGACGCGACCGACATTGCCGCCGCCGTGATCGACGGAACGGTCGGACGCCTGCGGGCGGTGCTCACCACAGCGCTAGTGGCGATCCTGGGATTCATTCCCATGGCCCTGGCCATCGGTCCGGGCGCCGAGGTCCAGAAACCCCTGGCCACGGTGGTGGTCGGCGGCCTGCTGACCTCGACCGTGCTGACTCTGTTGGTGCTGCCGAGCTTCTACGTCTGGCTGGCGAGGCGCCGAGGCTTCCGCCTGGATCCGAGGCAAGGATGA
- a CDS encoding efflux RND transporter periplasmic adaptor subunit, with translation MNDRKWILAGAGAALVAATGLGFGLGRLMEKPAAEAPAHEEQEATPHEEGFVALSAADAAKAGVLTTTVGRGGGSELVLPGRVALAVNASAALGAPVSGTVERVHVAAGDRVAAGAAIATLRSAEGAGARASVDVAAAGAGAAQAAAARDRRLFEAGVVARQDWEASQAGAAKAQAELRAARAQVAAQGAPSASGLAILRAPIAGVVTRIDARVGGFLTQGGLVAEIADQSQVEYVLDAPPASADAIHVGDTVMVQRPDGGEASARIVAVAPSALGAGAAIVRARPTTPAPQIGAIVSARVILAKGDGGLTVPAEAVQTLEGRTVVFVAEPNGFRAKPVVTGRTAAGSVEILKGLTGGETLAGKGAFRLKAELGKGEAGHED, from the coding sequence ATGAACGACCGCAAATGGATTCTCGCTGGCGCGGGCGCTGCGCTGGTCGCCGCCACCGGCCTTGGCTTTGGTTTGGGCCGGCTAATGGAAAAGCCTGCGGCCGAAGCGCCAGCCCACGAAGAGCAAGAGGCCACCCCGCACGAAGAGGGCTTCGTGGCGCTCTCCGCCGCCGACGCCGCCAAGGCCGGCGTGCTGACCACCACGGTTGGGCGCGGCGGCGGCTCCGAGCTGGTTCTGCCCGGCCGGGTCGCCCTGGCCGTCAACGCCTCGGCCGCCCTTGGCGCGCCGGTGTCGGGGACGGTCGAGCGTGTCCATGTCGCCGCCGGCGATCGTGTCGCCGCCGGCGCGGCCATCGCCACGCTACGCAGCGCGGAGGGCGCCGGCGCCCGCGCCAGCGTCGACGTCGCCGCCGCCGGGGCGGGGGCCGCCCAGGCCGCCGCCGCGCGCGATCGTCGCCTGTTCGAGGCCGGCGTCGTGGCGCGCCAGGACTGGGAAGCCAGCCAGGCCGGCGCCGCCAAGGCCCAGGCCGAGCTGCGCGCCGCCCGCGCCCAAGTCGCCGCCCAGGGCGCGCCGAGCGCCAGCGGTCTGGCGATCCTGCGCGCGCCGATTGCCGGCGTCGTAACCCGCATCGACGCGCGTGTCGGCGGCTTTCTGACCCAAGGCGGCCTCGTCGCCGAGATCGCCGACCAGAGCCAGGTCGAATACGTCCTCGACGCGCCGCCGGCCTCGGCCGACGCCATCCATGTCGGGGACACGGTCATGGTCCAGCGACCTGACGGCGGGGAGGCCAGCGCCCGTATCGTCGCTGTCGCTCCTAGCGCCCTGGGCGCGGGCGCGGCGATCGTTCGCGCCAGGCCGACGACGCCCGCGCCGCAGATCGGCGCGATCGTCTCGGCCCGGGTGATCCTGGCAAAGGGCGATGGGGGGCTGACGGTCCCGGCCGAGGCCGTCCAGACCCTGGAGGGGCGCACGGTGGTGTTCGTCGCCGAGCCCAACGGCTTCCGCGCCAAACCCGTCGTCACCGGCCGCACCGCCGCCGGTTCCGTCGAGATCCTGAAAGGCCTGACCGGCGGCGAGACCCTCGCCGGCAAGGGCGCCTTCCGCCTGAAGGCCGAGCTGGGCAAGGGCGAGGCGGGGCACGAGGACTGA
- a CDS encoding TolC family protein: MSSNRWPLRAALASAVCGALCGAASAQTAPPLETLLREAAAPRLMVGEAETRAAEGRALQARARPNPTLDLQVENIGGNGPYRDFQGAETTLSIGQVLELGGKRGARVAAAQAEFGTARSRADLGRVAYARDLVVAYATAEATGERLLVAKEGSDLAEADARAARLLVDNGKEAELRALQARAAVSAAQAEVSRVEAEFGAALARLAALTGGERTFTAVTPGVLDGAWRVSSSNPAPAVALAEAEQRTAARKLDLERRRATPDVTVSFGVRRLAGEDATAAVAGFSLPLPLFDRNRGAVKSAQAEADAARARLLMAHADAVADRRSATGEAKAADQSVEAAREGEAAAREAYRLARMGYEAGKLPLLELLSARRELVAARQRNVEARLMRAKARADLAQANGQIAFGDAQ, encoded by the coding sequence ATGTCATCGAACCGCTGGCCGCTGCGTGCGGCCTTGGCGTCCGCCGTCTGTGGCGCGCTCTGCGGGGCTGCGTCGGCCCAGACCGCGCCGCCTCTGGAAACCCTGCTGCGCGAAGCCGCCGCGCCGCGCCTGATGGTCGGCGAGGCCGAGACCCGCGCCGCCGAAGGCCGCGCCCTGCAAGCCCGCGCCCGGCCCAATCCGACGCTCGACCTTCAGGTCGAGAACATTGGAGGCAACGGGCCTTACCGCGACTTCCAGGGCGCCGAGACGACCTTGTCGATCGGTCAGGTCCTGGAGCTGGGCGGCAAGCGCGGCGCGCGGGTCGCCGCCGCCCAGGCCGAATTCGGCACGGCGCGATCACGCGCCGACCTGGGCCGCGTCGCCTACGCCCGCGACCTCGTCGTGGCCTATGCGACGGCCGAAGCGACCGGTGAGCGGCTGCTGGTCGCCAAGGAGGGGAGCGACCTCGCGGAGGCCGACGCCCGCGCGGCGCGGCTGCTTGTGGACAATGGCAAGGAGGCGGAACTGCGCGCGCTGCAGGCCCGCGCGGCTGTCTCGGCGGCCCAGGCCGAGGTCTCGCGGGTCGAGGCGGAGTTCGGCGCGGCCTTGGCGCGGCTGGCGGCCCTGACCGGCGGAGAGCGCACCTTCACCGCCGTGACTCCGGGCGTGCTGGATGGCGCGTGGCGAGTATCGTCGTCGAACCCGGCGCCCGCCGTCGCCCTCGCCGAGGCCGAGCAGCGGACCGCTGCGCGAAAACTCGATCTGGAGCGCCGTCGCGCCACGCCTGACGTCACGGTCAGCTTCGGTGTCCGCCGCCTGGCCGGCGAGGACGCCACCGCCGCCGTGGCGGGGTTCTCGCTGCCGTTGCCTCTGTTCGATCGCAACCGCGGCGCGGTGAAGTCGGCGCAAGCCGAAGCCGACGCCGCGCGCGCCAGGCTGTTGATGGCGCACGCCGACGCGGTCGCCGACCGTCGTAGCGCCACAGGCGAGGCGAAGGCGGCCGACCAGTCCGTCGAGGCTGCCCGCGAAGGCGAGGCCGCCGCCCGCGAGGCCTACCGCCTGGCCCGGATGGGCTACGAGGCCGGCAAGCTGCCGCTGCTCGAACTTCTCTCCGCGCGCCGCGAACTCGTGGCCGCGCGCCAACGCAACGTCGAGGCGCGCCTGATGCGCGCCAAGGCCCGGGCGGACCTCGCCCAGGCCAACGGACAGATCGCTTTCGGGGATGCGCAATGA
- the hemN gene encoding oxygen-independent coproporphyrinogen III oxidase: protein MTATILPAAQRLHAERNLPRYTSYPTALAFDSAHATEAEGWYGATRPDDTLSAYVHVPFCRRLCWYCGCHTSIAPTYDRVGNYLDVLRREIDLVAARLGDHDGLAHLHFGGGSPNALRPADFVDLTARLARAFRLRPGAEIAAELDPGMLSKGFIEAVGEAGVTRVSLGVQTFDPTVQALVNRVQPYDQVARAVEGLRGAGVGGLNFDLMYGLPGQTPDNVYTSAQEAVALRPDRIAVFGYAHVPWMKKHQTMIRETDLAGLDGRWLQAEAADAALIEAGYVRIGLDHYALPDDALSRAAAEGRMRRNFQGYTDDAAAVLIPVGPSSIGQFREGFVQNHVPTDQWAARIAEGKLPLNRALAVGDEDRLRALVIERLMCDLSVDVEAICRDQGMPSDLLAESLDAIDALALAGLCRREGAVISIPETARRLMRVVAAAFDARLPKAAERHAKAV, encoded by the coding sequence ATGACCGCCACGATCCTGCCCGCCGCCCAGCGCTTGCACGCCGAGCGCAACCTGCCGCGCTACACCAGCTATCCAACGGCCCTGGCCTTCGACAGCGCCCACGCCACCGAGGCCGAGGGCTGGTACGGGGCGACCCGGCCGGACGACACGCTGTCGGCCTATGTCCACGTGCCGTTCTGCCGCCGCCTGTGCTGGTACTGCGGCTGCCATACCTCGATCGCCCCGACCTACGACCGTGTGGGAAACTATCTCGATGTGCTCCGCCGCGAGATCGACCTGGTCGCCGCGCGCCTGGGCGATCACGACGGCCTGGCGCACCTGCATTTCGGCGGCGGCAGCCCCAATGCCCTGCGGCCCGCCGACTTCGTCGACCTGACGGCCCGGCTGGCGCGCGCCTTCCGCCTGAGGCCGGGCGCGGAGATCGCCGCCGAACTCGATCCCGGCATGCTGTCGAAGGGCTTCATCGAGGCGGTCGGCGAGGCCGGCGTGACCCGGGTCAGCCTCGGTGTCCAGACCTTCGATCCGACCGTCCAGGCGCTGGTCAATCGCGTCCAGCCCTATGACCAGGTGGCGCGGGCGGTCGAAGGCCTGCGCGGCGCGGGCGTCGGCGGCCTAAACTTCGACCTGATGTACGGTCTGCCGGGCCAGACGCCCGACAATGTCTACACCTCCGCCCAGGAGGCCGTCGCCCTGCGGCCCGACCGGATCGCCGTGTTCGGCTATGCCCACGTGCCATGGATGAAGAAGCACCAGACGATGATCCGCGAGACCGACCTCGCCGGTCTGGACGGACGCTGGCTGCAGGCCGAGGCGGCCGACGCGGCCCTTATCGAGGCGGGCTATGTGCGGATCGGCCTCGACCACTACGCCTTGCCGGACGACGCGCTCAGCCGCGCGGCCGCGGAAGGACGGATGCGGCGCAACTTCCAGGGCTATACGGACGACGCGGCGGCGGTGCTGATCCCCGTGGGGCCGTCGTCGATCGGCCAGTTCCGCGAGGGCTTCGTCCAGAACCACGTGCCGACCGACCAGTGGGCGGCCCGGATCGCTGAAGGCAAGCTGCCGTTGAACCGCGCTCTGGCGGTGGGCGATGAGGATCGCCTGCGCGCCCTCGTGATCGAGCGGTTGATGTGCGACCTGTCCGTCGACGTCGAGGCGATCTGTCGCGATCAGGGAATGCCCAGCGACCTGCTGGCCGAGAGCCTCGACGCCATCGACGCCCTGGCGCTGGCCGGCCTTTGCCGCCGTGAAGGCGCGGTGATTTCGATCCCGGAGACGGCTCGACGCCTGATGCGCGTGGTCGCGGCGGCCTTTGACGCCCGCCTGCCCAAGGCGGCCGAGCGGCACGCCAAGGCGGTCTGA
- a CDS encoding helix-turn-helix domain-containing protein, protein MPFESTDLNRFRKLPLLAAASADSFARLTRDAVLQRASRRAVLTVEGEVSAHLAILIEGAVALESGRDGHGATLALLEPSSTVMLASAVLDAPALVTAWAAPRSEVLLIPAEALRQAARTDPALAFAVAEELSGCYSGVVRALKNQRLRGTLERLANYLLTQQRRQGGATRLTLPSRKRVLASLLGMTPENLSRGFASLAPLGVEVDGPTVTLRQPEALALLASPDASIDNHAAFDAARPGQADRERRRFVAIDFPVPEDTRP, encoded by the coding sequence ATGCCGTTCGAAAGCACCGATCTGAACCGCTTCCGCAAGCTGCCTCTCTTGGCGGCCGCCTCCGCCGACAGCTTCGCCCGGCTGACGCGCGACGCCGTTTTGCAACGCGCCTCGCGCCGGGCCGTCCTGACGGTCGAGGGTGAGGTCAGCGCCCATCTCGCGATCCTGATCGAGGGCGCGGTCGCTCTGGAGAGCGGACGGGACGGGCACGGCGCGACCCTGGCGCTGCTGGAGCCATCGTCCACCGTGATGCTGGCCTCGGCCGTGCTGGACGCGCCGGCGCTGGTGACGGCCTGGGCCGCGCCCCGCAGCGAGGTGCTGCTGATCCCCGCCGAGGCGCTGCGTCAGGCCGCGCGCACCGATCCCGCCCTGGCCTTCGCCGTCGCCGAGGAACTGTCTGGCTGCTACAGCGGCGTGGTCCGCGCCCTCAAGAACCAGAGGCTGCGCGGCACGCTGGAGCGCCTGGCCAACTATCTGCTGACCCAGCAGCGGCGCCAGGGGGGCGCGACCCGCCTGACCTTGCCCAGCCGCAAAAGGGTGCTGGCCTCGCTGCTGGGCATGACGCCCGAGAACCTGTCGCGCGGCTTCGCCAGTCTCGCGCCGCTGGGGGTCGAGGTCGACGGCCCGACCGTCACCCTGCGACAGCCCGAGGCCCTGGCGCTGCTGGCCAGTCCCGACGCATCGATCGACAACCACGCCGCCTTCGACGCCGCCCGCCCGGGACAGGCCGACCGCGAGCGCCGCCGCTTCGTCGCCATCGATTTCCCGGTCCCCGAGGACACCCGCCCATGA
- the ccoS gene encoding cbb3-type cytochrome oxidase assembly protein CcoS, with protein MNIILFLAPASIGLGALGLLAFFWTMRSGQYEDPKGDAARILYDHLDDKPPAED; from the coding sequence ATGAACATCATCCTGTTCCTGGCCCCGGCCTCGATCGGCCTCGGCGCGCTGGGCCTGCTGGCCTTCTTCTGGACGATGCGTTCGGGCCAGTACGAGGACCCCAAGGGCGACGCGGCGCGCATCCTCTACGATCATCTGGACGACAAGCCGCCAGCGGAAGATTGA
- a CDS encoding heavy metal translocating P-type ATPase: protein MSASLTLERDLEAFVRRDEAGRGRLELLVSGARCAACIRKIETAVAGLPGVAGVRLNLTTGKLAVELAGQEAHPERVVEAVEGLGYRACLFDPAEAVAAVDREGRELAVALGVAGFGAGNVMMFTVPAWAGLFGQELTPATLTLMYWMAAIVATPCALFAGRPFFRSAWASLKRGKANMDVPISIGVILTLIVSFSETMLRGRHAYFDAAVTLLFLLLIGRYLDHRLRANARSAARDLLALQAPVAVRLSGEAEHGVPVAEIVVGDRLVVAPGDRVPVDGVVETGRSEIDNALITGETALTPVAIGARLHAGALNLSGRLVMTATARSEDSTLAAIARLMEAGAQTRSAYVRMADKAAALYVPVVHTVAAATFIGGWALGLGPREALLRAAAVLIVTCPCALGLAAPAVQIAASSRLFRKGVLVKSGAALERLAEVDHVVFDKTGVLTAGRPRLVDAPAHLVALAAPLARASRHPLAKALVAQAGAGPVAADCVETAGQGVEGLINGRRARLGRAAFVGVMDGDARETELWFGFEGDVKIRFVFEDRPRADAAETIERLRRMGLSIEVLSGDLAGPVRDIAQAVGIDQWRAELTPFDKAAIVDGLKAQGRKVLMVGDGLNDAAALAKAHASIAPGAAVDAAQNAADLVFTGEALGVVAEAIDTARSARRRALENFGFSALYNVVAMPAAMAGLVNPFIAALAMSGSSMVVLLNAARPRLWRRR, encoded by the coding sequence ATGAGCGCCAGCCTGACCCTGGAGCGCGACCTGGAGGCTTTCGTTCGCCGCGACGAGGCGGGGCGAGGGCGGCTTGAGCTGTTGGTGAGCGGCGCCCGCTGCGCCGCCTGCATCCGCAAGATCGAGACGGCCGTGGCCGGCCTTCCGGGCGTCGCCGGCGTGCGCCTGAACCTGACCACCGGTAAGCTGGCCGTCGAGCTTGCGGGCCAGGAGGCGCATCCCGAGCGCGTGGTCGAGGCGGTCGAGGGGCTGGGCTATCGCGCTTGTCTGTTCGATCCGGCCGAGGCCGTGGCGGCGGTCGATCGCGAGGGCCGCGAACTGGCCGTGGCGCTGGGCGTTGCCGGGTTCGGGGCCGGCAACGTCATGATGTTCACGGTCCCGGCCTGGGCCGGCCTGTTCGGTCAGGAGCTGACGCCGGCCACCCTGACCCTGATGTACTGGATGGCCGCGATCGTCGCGACGCCCTGCGCGCTGTTCGCGGGTCGGCCATTCTTCCGCTCGGCCTGGGCGTCGCTGAAGCGCGGCAAGGCCAATATGGACGTGCCGATCTCGATCGGCGTGATCCTGACCCTGATCGTCAGCTTCTCGGAGACGATGCTGCGGGGCCGGCACGCCTATTTCGACGCCGCCGTCACCCTGTTGTTCCTGCTGCTGATCGGCCGCTACCTGGATCACCGCCTGCGGGCCAACGCCCGTTCGGCGGCGCGCGACCTGCTGGCCCTGCAAGCCCCGGTGGCCGTGCGTCTGTCGGGCGAGGCCGAGCACGGCGTGCCCGTCGCCGAGATCGTCGTTGGCGACCGGCTGGTCGTGGCTCCCGGCGATCGGGTTCCTGTTGACGGGGTGGTCGAGACCGGCCGCTCCGAGATTGACAACGCCTTGATCACCGGCGAGACGGCCCTGACGCCCGTCGCGATCGGCGCGCGCCTGCACGCGGGCGCCCTGAACCTGTCCGGGCGCCTGGTCATGACCGCCACGGCGCGCAGCGAGGACTCTACCCTGGCGGCCATCGCCCGCCTGATGGAGGCCGGCGCCCAGACCCGCTCGGCCTATGTGCGCATGGCCGACAAGGCCGCCGCGCTCTACGTGCCGGTGGTCCACACCGTTGCTGCGGCGACCTTTATCGGCGGCTGGGCGCTGGGCCTGGGCCCGCGCGAGGCGCTGCTGCGGGCGGCGGCGGTGCTGATTGTCACCTGTCCCTGCGCCCTGGGCCTGGCCGCGCCCGCCGTCCAGATCGCCGCCAGCAGTCGGCTGTTCCGCAAGGGCGTGCTGGTCAAATCCGGCGCGGCTCTCGAGCGCCTGGCCGAGGTCGACCACGTCGTCTTCGACAAGACCGGCGTGCTGACCGCAGGCCGCCCCCGCCTGGTCGACGCGCCAGCCCATCTTGTCGCCCTGGCCGCGCCTTTGGCGCGCGCCTCGCGCCACCCGCTGGCCAAGGCCCTGGTCGCGCAGGCCGGCGCGGGTCCCGTCGCCGCCGACTGTGTCGAGACGGCCGGGCAGGGCGTCGAGGGTCTGATCAACGGCCGCCGTGCGCGCCTCGGTCGCGCCGCCTTCGTTGGCGTCATGGATGGCGACGCGCGTGAGACGGAGCTGTGGTTCGGCTTCGAAGGCGACGTGAAGATCCGCTTTGTGTTCGAAGACCGGCCCCGCGCCGACGCCGCCGAGACCATCGAACGGCTGCGCCGCATGGGCCTGTCGATCGAGGTATTGTCGGGCGATCTCGCCGGCCCGGTGCGCGACATCGCCCAGGCCGTCGGCATCGACCAATGGCGGGCGGAGCTGACGCCCTTCGACAAGGCCGCCATCGTCGACGGCCTCAAGGCGCAAGGGCGCAAGGTGCTGATGGTCGGCGACGGTCTCAATGACGCCGCCGCCCTGGCCAAGGCCCATGCCTCGATAGCCCCCGGCGCGGCCGTGGACGCCGCCCAGAACGCTGCGGATCTGGTCTTCACCGGCGAGGCGCTCGGCGTGGTGGCCGAGGCGATCGACACCGCGCGCTCGGCCCGCCGTCGCGCGCTGGAGAATTTCGGCTTCTCGGCGCTCTACAATGTCGTGGCCATGCCAGCGGCGATGGCCGGTCTGGTCAACCCGTTCATCGCCGCCCTGGCCATGTCGGGGTCCTCGATGGTGGTGCTCTTGAACGCCGCCAGGCCTCGCCTCTGGAGGCGCCGATGA
- a CDS encoding FixH family protein, with the protein MTAASSPKLAQPDTSKPITGWHVLIAVVAFFAVVIGVDTLFMIKAYGTFSGEVASNPYEAGLAFNKTLAQRQREAALGWTASVEKAEGDTVVVRLVDRTGAPLDRLSLTGVLERPATETGRQTLDFKPLGGGRYQTHARLDGAWDLRATARNGRDVFELETRLLEPVK; encoded by the coding sequence ATGACCGCCGCCTCGTCCCCCAAGCTCGCCCAGCCCGACACGAGCAAGCCCATCACCGGCTGGCACGTGCTGATCGCCGTCGTGGCGTTCTTCGCCGTGGTGATCGGCGTCGACACGCTGTTCATGATCAAGGCCTACGGCACCTTCTCCGGCGAGGTCGCTTCCAACCCCTATGAGGCTGGCCTGGCGTTCAACAAGACCCTGGCCCAGCGCCAGCGCGAGGCGGCCCTGGGCTGGACGGCTTCGGTCGAGAAGGCCGAAGGGGACACGGTCGTGGTGCGGCTCGTCGACAGGACCGGCGCACCGCTGGATCGGCTGTCGCTGACCGGCGTCCTGGAGCGCCCCGCCACCGAGACGGGACGCCAGACCCTGGACTTCAAGCCCCTGGGCGGGGGGCGTTACCAGACCCACGCTCGCCTCGACGGCGCCTGGGACCTGCGGGCCACGGCGCGCAACGGCCGCGACGTCTTCGAACTGGAAACGCGTCTGCTGGAGCCGGTCAAATGA